In Mugil cephalus isolate CIBA_MC_2020 chromosome 11, CIBA_Mcephalus_1.1, whole genome shotgun sequence, the genomic window ACAGAAACTCCACAATGAAGATCATGAAGAGCTTCCTATGATAAATTACTGTGAACTTAGTTGTTgatgttgtgactcatcagagaatggacatgtgtcttctaaGTGTCCTGTCACCTGGCAacatgttgtcagtggggggtctttgggtcctatggactGAAGGGAGgggtttgtttctctgtggatcaagatggtcagtgttaattatttctgtcagtggttttaatattgtggctgatcagtgcataaTGCTACACACTCCAAGTCATTagctataatatatatatatatataaataaataatttattactttattagtttctctttcctctgtaAACCCCcatattttctcctctgctctaTAATGTCGCCTCCACAGTATCTGCAGAATTGAGAATTAGTGGCTGTGTATTCACCGTGTATTGTGACAGACAGGTGTTGTACTACATGATCCTTTTAGCAAAATGCTAAAATCACCATGCTAACAAATCACAACATCGATGCCAACATGGTGACATCTAGTTATTAATCAATGTGTGCTGCCTTCAATGTCAGAAGATCAACAGTTCCATATTACACTGCAATTACTGAAATTTGCACATTTGTACAAATGCTTCCATCCACCGGATATAATGTCTAAACAATAACCTTTACCTGACAACCagttaatgaaaaacaaaacaaaaaaacactagaagtaaaaacacatcagacaGGCGATCATCTGTTTACCTTTTATTGTTACACAGTAGTTTACTGGCACCAATGTATCATGGTTTTCCATTTTGCTACATTTACAGATGATCTATCCATCTCCACCTCAcggtaaataaaaataaataaatacaaaataaacacattttctgaaaGAGGCGGCTCTGGGGTGAAAAGGAATCAGAAACAGTGGATCTGCTTCATTCTGAtcattacagtgtttttttttccttatgtttaaatggaaatattagTGTGGGGTTTTTTTGGCAACTTTGCACTTCAAGAATACCCAGAAAGTAGTGAAGGCCTACAGACAGTCGCTGTGATGTACAGAAGCACAAACATGGAAGTATAAAGTTAGGCTGATGAAGTGGGATAGAAAAGGCAATCCCAGACCGATCACTTAGGTGCGAGCCAAAACATAAGAGACAGAAGAACCCACTCAGCTTAACGCAACATGGTCAGAATCAGGTGAATTACAAAGATCAGCAAACAGAGTACATGTTGGAGTATGTGCTATAGCTGGAAATGACCAGGTGATGCGGttatgtgtgcatttttttttttttttttttttttttacacaattcaTCCTTCACAATATTGCAGTGGTTGTGTGATTACCAGTAGAGGGCGCTAATGTGTGCTGAAGCATCGTCAGTCACAGTAAAAGCATTTCTCCAAAATGCTAAAACTGATAAagtgcagtatttttttttttttaaaccttctAAAATACCAGTTCAGTAAACTACTAGTTTATGAACTGGATGTCAAGCAAAACTATCACTGGACACAAATCTAATGTGAGTCTTTACATTTGAATATTCTTACTACTATATAATGAATCAGAGGTTTATTAGTGTTCCTTGTTTCGTCGTCtcattacatttattattaggATCTGCATTTTCAGCGTGTAAGTAGCTTCCTCACACATCAGCAGGAAACCAACGATGTGAGACTGAACTCTGCTTGTGCTTTACTGAGTCTACAGCTAAATCAAGACTACAAAACATCTCCTAAATATCTTCAAAAGAAACTTCAATCGCATAGCATAATTTACGCATGAGTAAACTTCCATATTAAGTTCCATGTCAACAGGGAACACTAACACTTTTCAAATCAGTGCACTATCATGATCAGCGACGCATCCGTACCTACGGCCGATGCCTCCGTTTATCGACATGCAGCAGAACAGTAGCTCGTACAAAAAATCTGAACCTTAACAAAAGataaagaataaattaaatcatttctatgtgtgtgtgtgtgtgtcgtaaACAAATATGCTAACATctatttacaaaaaaagtgtACATTGTAATGAGCTGCCTTTTGCGACTTCTTGAGACGGTTACTGAGTCATTACTGGtgagagatgtgtgtgtttgtcctgtcGTGTTGAACGAGAAGGAAACGGTTTGAGGCATGCTGTAAAGTTACATCAGAGAGGATATGACGGTAACTGCTCAGTATTAGTGTTGTAAAGGATCTTAACAAGTCTCCAGGGTGACACgacagttttctgtctttttttcctccccgaGACTCGATCGAACATGAAGATTAAACCTggtgaaaaaaatctttttttttcccagcttgATGTTTAAAGTACCTACGTGTGGACAGTAGTAACGTGACACCATCGCTCCTCTCTGACCAACACTGACTGATACAAATCTTGTTAGTGTTTGAATAGTGAATTCACATTTTGTCTGGAGTATACACAATCAAGAAAGGCAATGTCTCACTTTTGGGTGCCACCAGTAAACAGAGGACTCGATGACGGTTAAAGCCGCTAACCCCGAATAAGACCACATTCACACTGACGCGGATAAATCTCACATAACGTTTTGAGTTTCACCGAATTTTGGCCCAAAATAGTGTTTTCGGGTCTTCCAGGAAAATACAAGGCGTTTCTCATTAGACATACATGAGATGGTTATGTCAACAGAATTTCTGCTGAGcatctttcttctgttttaggaTTTATATGTGGTTGACAAAAAGGGAAGTGCTCTACCAAGTCAAGATGAGAACTGATGACGCTTGTTGTGTTGGCAGGAGTACTACAGAAAATCTTAAAGAAGATGTTGACTGACGCTTTCAGAAATGATGGAAGGTAACAGTACATTAACATATAGTTATTTAGTTGTATAGGGGTTCCTGTGAAGTTTTATAATAAGTCTGAGTAAAATACTTACCAACATCTTTTGGTTAGTCTGCTAACTGTATCAGTGGCTTCTAGACACTGACAGATTCCGAGCAGTGGTCTCTCACATTTTACTGCAGATGATTTGAATGCCAATTTTTGCTGCGGTGAAACAATCGGCACAGGTGTGAATATGGTCTAAAGAACTCGTCACCGTCGACTTAAATACTCAACGAGAGAAGAGCGCGGCGAGGAGCCGGGGCAGGCGGCGAGCTTTGTAGTGTGTCAGGCTGTGTGTAACAACAGTAGTGTAAGAACCAAGAGAACTAGAGGCGGCCGTCACTCTGAATGTGGCTTCTCAAAAGTCTGGTAAGACAACATAGCAAGGAGTCCTCGTAAAGAAGGCATTTTTTGGAATGAGGGTTAAAAGAAATCTTATGGTCAGGTAGTAAGGAGAATGTatgaaggagggaaggaagacaGGGAGAGAATTGAGGGCGTTATCTACGGCtgttcctccttcttcttcagtgaTATACGTTTCTTCCTGGCCGCCAGCATTTCATAGAAGGGATCCACGCTGACGGCGGACCTGAGCAGGAGGCAGAGAAACGCGGTTAAACGTTGATTCTGAtgatatataatttaaaaagtgaatGTATGATCCACACAGCGAAGTGTTTCCTCCGTCGACATACTTGATGCTGTGGATCCACTCGTCCTTCTCCTCGGGTGTGGGAGCAGAGATCCGGTACACCATGTGGTTTCCTTCCACTACTCTCCCGTCAGCCTCCGTCTTACACGCTTTAATCAGCTGACCGCGGTTGTTGGGAATGTACAGCTCAAAGCAGTTCTGTCAGGAGAAACGTGAACAACTTAAAgcagttgttttaaaaaaaaaaaaaatgtgtggaaactacaaatatatatagattaaaaatgagcTCACAGGTTTCCGTGGGTCTTCTACTTCACGGATGCTAAGGTTTTCCAGGGGAATGATTCCTCTTGGTTCCTTATCCTGAAAAACAAGAGTTAATAAAACATTCAgcctttttacattttatccGCTTCATTTCAACTacaaaataatatgtttttccTCACATGAACCACTCATGTATAGGCATTCAGCTGAAAATAATTTGGGGTCATTGTCTTAGCTTTTACTTTATGGTTCAGCACATTTCAAGACACAATAAAGTCCTGTTAGAGTAAAGGGTATCTGCTGGCTTCTCTTACAAACTCTGACctgtggctttttttgttttgtttttactgcacTTTAACTTGTCCCAAAgtaacttttaaattaattgcAGTTTACTTCCCCCGTTTTAAATACCACATTTTTATGTCTAAATATCACAAAAAACGGTCTGTTCGTACTCTTGCAATGTATCTTTGATTATTTGACGTGAGGGAAATACACCTGGTGTGTTCACTGGCAACTAGTTACAAAGAGCAGGGTGAGTGTGTGCAGGACACACAGACTTACTGTGGTGTATTCAAAGTAATAAAGGCAGTTGTCAGTGAGAATGAACCATCGACGTTTCCAGGTTTTCACCCTTCCCCCTGAAACACAAAGCCAGTCCCGACAATAAGTGGTagcagagcaaaaagaaaacaagttaaGTTTATTAAATACTACTCTACTGTACAACTGATTTCTAGCATCAAACTACGTGGCTACTTGTTTTCTACGACTGCTTATTACAACAACTCTGTCCGTACATACCTCCTGAGAAAACAAGCAGCGGCAGTAGAGGGTGGAAATCGCAGGGAGGaagcagagacaaaaagaaCCAGAGGATTCAGAGGGGGACAGAGGACAAatagagaaagagggagacacggggaggaggaggaggaggaggaggaggatgaggaggaagagaagattATATTAGTCACACACAGATCACAGGCCCCGccatgcaaaagaaaacaatcagaTTTTAAGACTGCCATAACACGAGAAAGTGAGTGTGTCGTTCACCATCGTGTTGTGGCAACGTTTAAATGCCACAACACGGTGGAGGCGGTAATCGGAGACACAGAGGCAGTAAACCTCAGAGACAGGAGCTTCATCACAGCACAAAGCCTTAGAGGAGCACGGAGAACAGTGGCGCACAGAACCCGTCATTATCTTTTCTCAGTGACATCTCCTGACGTCTGTAACACTGGATCTGTCAGCGAAAGCTGGTACGAGGTGAGCGCGAGCTGACGTGGAGGGAAACGGCGCTCGTCGCCGGCATCGTCTCCTCACCGAGTTTAAGCAGCCAGCCCTCTCTGTCGGGGTTGAAGAAGGTGTGCGTCAGGTCGTTGCCGTCGTCCTCTGGGATCTTGAAGGGCTcgtttttaatgctttcataGAGATTCTGGACGAAAACGACAAGAATCATTagcacactttaaaaaaaaatcgatgTACACATCCATTAAAAAGCAGCGTGGAGCTGATCGTACTCTGAGCAGGTCCTCCGGCAGGTCTCCCCCATCGTTGATGCCCCGGTTCATTGAGATGAAACGATCCACTCCGGGTTTATCCCTCACGTTGGGGTTATGGAGGCTCGTGTTCAGCATAATTATGGCAAACGACAGCACGTAACATGTGTCTGCAAACAGAAGAGACATGGAAGATGATACAGAAATGAAGCTCGGCCCCTCATGCAGGTCTCCATTCAATATTCCTTCacacttcaagtttctgttcacaatgtctctcttaaaaaccagcagagttgtatgtattttgggatgtatttactgcatgttcAGCACCATTTTCTTCAATTTATCTTTAGGTGTACATTGATGTTATCAGAccatttctgaataaatgtcagcaaaagaaaagaaagtcttagtcaagaaagaaatcacagttgcattattcactttaactctttggcttttgagagtcttcatacaaatatcccttgtggaacgaatgcctTGTACATgtcatgctgttgttaaaggcagaggaggttactttgaagaaagaaaagtttaagCAACAAAACCTCAAATACccgacaataataataaaaatatcttctgataagttactctttttATACTAatcgtgtttattttgttgcatacTACACCAAtaaaactatgatcttttatctACAAATCTGATCTTGCTTCTAAACTTGGCCTGTAGTTTACATGAACCAAGAATGGATGAATTTCATGTAAATCTCATTAAAGTCCTGGAGTTTTGTGACCCACCTCTAACCTCTCACTACCGCCCTCTTCCCTTAAAAACCCCCAGACCAGACTTTCCCTCTCATGAAGATGTGTTCTCAAGATTGTTTCCTCCTCATCACCACCCACGTCTAGACTGCGGAGGATTTCCTTCATATTAGGAGCTTCTTACTCATGGAGCAGCTTTCCATGATGGACCAGGTCTAAGTGCcccaacattttatttctcctgcatACAATGTATTGTCTTGCGTTATACTCAATAAGATGAGAGACATCCTGTATTAACAGGGAGATAATGGTGCCAACTCATTGAGCTCTGAGTCTGTTTTACTGTCGTCATTGTCGCTCATCTTAAAATATCTTCAAACTGTCCACGTTTCTCTTTGTTCGATGACCTGCTCGATCCTAAGATTAAAGCGCTGTCACGAAGACACAGACGCTGATATTTGTGTCTGATCCTACTCCATACAAATCACTAAAATAATCCAACCTGCTTTATACAAAAAGGAACATTGCTTTAGGATTTAATTTCAAACTGACCTGGAAAAGGtcattcatacatttatttcatcatgcaCGGACTACGTGAATATCTTCTATTCATCCCCCAGCAAGGACGTTATCGTTCGCCTGcgattattatttaattatttcatcgTCCTATATgacgatcaggcacaacattatgaccatctttttagtattgtgtaggtctctcctGTGCCTcggaaacagttgtgacccataAGAGAagggacacgggtcttctgagggaaCACAATGTCGTTAGTTGGGGTCTTTGagtcccatgggttgaggggagtgtgagtctgtgtgtcatcccactgatacttcaTCTGTTTGGGACGCAGTGAAATTTGAGCCCAGGTCAAaactttttttagttgttcctaaacatgtTTTGTCTACCGCTGCTTCAAAGGAGATACTGATTGTACCTCGGCTCAAACAATTTAAGGAAATAACACAGACCGGCTTTAGAAAAAAGGagttaatgtgttgtgttgactttgTGGGTTACAAATTAGGCCATTTCTGGTAAAGAGCCGATTGTGTGAGTACACCTCTTCAGGGAGATCCCTTCCCCCTACTTTCGCTTTGCAAAGACCCACCTTTCCTAAAAAGTAAcgtgtgtgtttccatgtttACCAGTGCTCTGGAAGACGCCCGGGTTGCAGTGGCAGTATCTCTGAGCAAAGGCCTCCATCATTCTGTCAATCTTCTGAGCTTCACCCGGCAAACGGAAACTCCACAGGAACTGTCTGCAGAAAACAAGTCAGGGTCAGGTCAGTTCTGCAGTCGAGGCAGAGCTACAGGGGCTCCCCTGCTCTCCTGCCAAACGGAGGTGACAATGCGAGTGGGACTTTCCATTGTTCAGTTTACTAGAACATTTCTGGAAAGGATTCAAGAGATTTTTGCCTGTGCTACAAAACAAGTGGACAGAGTTTACCTGAGGGCCTGGACGAGGTTGAGATCAGTGAACTCGTGGAGGTCAACAAAAGCCTGCAGGACTTTGATGTTGAAGTCATCCCTGCAGAACAGCGACAGAAAGATTAGAGCTACACGTGGTGatagaaaaggagaaagatgaCACGTTATATTTCAAGATGGCGGACCTTTCTCCGAGGTAATCCCCTATAGCCGTCTTGTTGAGGCCTTCTCCTTTGTACAAGAACTGAGCGATGTCCTCTGATGTGTGTCTGAGCAGCTCTTTCTCCACCAGAAACACGATGccctgcagagaggaaagagagtcAGTCATCACACAGAGGATAAAGAGTGAAACAGAGACCTGCACTACTGAACCGCTATTACCTTTTTTGGGTCCATGTTGAATTTCTTCCTCCCCATCGCCACATGTCTACTTTTCTGTAGAGTTTTACTGCAAAGTGAACAAAGGTGATAAGAATTATGTCTTCGGCTGCGATAAATCAAAGCTCATCATTAAAGATaacaaagaaaggagaaaacacCAGCATGATGTGAAGACCATTATATCAAACACAAAGTCAAAGAGATTAGTGGTAGTAAATCCAGGTCTTTCTGACTTTAAAGGAATATTTGAGCAGTGTTTATGAGCTCAGTCCTCCATCATAAGATTATAATATTACGTTAAGAACATTACAGCACTTTAATAAAGCAATGCATAACtccttcaacatgtttttttattctatcataatttatattgtttgcatgtttttttttaaaacacaatcaaacgAGCTATCATGCAAAGTGCACACATCTTAGCATTTGTCTAGGTTTTAAACTTGTAATGGaacaagagagaaacaaaaacaattccCAAAACAAGTTGATGAATTCTATAAATGTAGATGTAAATCAGTGCAGCATTAAAAGGCTAATTCAACCTCACTCCCTCACTGACCAAAGACTGATACACCATCGTCACTGCGCTCTTGGACACGCACTCTGTTTGCACAGTGCTATGTACCAAATATTGCACTAGTTTAGTAACATTAGGTAACGACTGCTTGTTATTTATGCACTGCTTGATGCTGCTCACTTTATGTGCATTTTgcatcacattatttatttattttttattgtaaattacgttatagttcctgtttatagtctacttatatttaatgcacaaatccatctgtataatatGATCATAGCACCTCAATCAATCATTGTGTATATCTCACTCACtcatctgttttcatctgttatTATTGTCCATATGCTCTAAATCCAACATGTACTATACTGTTTATATAACACACCActtatgctacatgcacttgctgcttattgcacttctggttagatgctaaattAGATGTTGTTGACTTGTACCTGAACACATTCAATGACAATAACactgaatctaatctaatccaatTCTGTTACTCTGCCGCTTTAATAATATCAAATGTCACTTTGTTTAGACCAGAGTAGGGGTCCTAGTGTGAATTTTCTTATTACCTGCCCTCTGTGCTGGTCTCCAGTCCCTCTACCTCTAAAATCGCCTCTCTTAACTCCTCTCTGAGCCTCTGGATCTCCTGCAGCAGGACGCCCTTCCTCCTGCGGATGTCCTCCAGCTCAGAGCGCTCCTCTGGGCTCAGGTCTACAGGGACTGtaagggaagaaaagaagaatgagTGTATTACTGCTGCAGCTACAGATATTACAAGTAACTGGGCCCAAACAATTCAAGTTAAAAGCTGCTTGTGATGGCGGcatgaaaatgtgtgtggaaaAGATGCATTGTTACTGAGCTCAAATACCTCAGAATAGAAAGGAATGGAGGAAGTgaaaacaatgataaaaatatagaaGAACACCGGGTGgtgtttttataaaaagaaaaagcctctTCAAAGTTAATGAACACTATCAAACTAATATGATAGACAATGATTTCAAAGGctcaaagacaaagagaggtaCGAGACTTctgtgaaaaacagaacaataaaaacataaataaataaaactatgaCTGGTAATTTGCTGCGTTTGGTTTTAATAATCAGTTCCATCCAAGaccaataaaatgtttatattaGTTAAAGTTTGGTTAATCAAAATCTATAAAATATTACTGGTTATCAACAGGGATGACAAGCCATGCAATTGATTGCGGGTGAACTTCATTTATGCAACTCACTGAATAGTTTTCATCATGAGTTACTGTGACATAAACACTTCTTACAGTGTATTCGTTTATTTAACAAGGGCAGAGCACATGACTAAAAACTCAgctcaacattttatttatactgtgtTACTCCCTTCATAAAAAGTCTGATGCACTTCTGTGCGGGTAAAACAATCATTTACTTAAGACTAATATGGGTGACCTACATAAAATGATAACTAGAACTTGCATTACAATTGTAGTCTCTGTGACATACTGACATCGTATTAACAAGGAAGCTGCTCAGGAATTTCTGCTGCTGTAGAAATGTCATCTGCCCCACCACAGTTGCGTTTAAGCAATTTTTAAAACTTGAGTAGACTTGCTTGGATCttgcagcagcaggtctgtAAATGTTGTCTGAATTCACCAGTGGGGTACGTCAGGCCACGCGCCCCTAATACATTCAACTGCCTGACCAGTAGGGACGTCCACCCAAAACAAACAGCGCTGCAGTACAGCCAAACTTTATCAAGGTCACACTGTTGAGTCTGTGTTGAAACCATTTTAAGAGGAAAAGATGattattttaaaaccaaaacaaaaatacatcatCTTAACTACAAACTACGTCAAACAGTTTCACATAAAACGTGTATATACATGTTCTTTGAGTGAGGACAGTAGCATTTAATGCGCTCACTTCAGATACAGCCAGTTAAAGTTTAGTTATGAAATAACTCcttcattcatgtgaatgaatttgttcagttttagCTGAAACCGTTTCAGAGAAGTCTTGATTCAGCTGTGTGATAGTTCATGTGGATGCAGATAAAACATATTACGTTACCATGGACAGAAATCCAACCCTCCTCTTTGACTTGTGTGCCTTGAATACAAGACATAAACTGGTAAACATTGTCATTATTTATGACACAAGCTGCAAAGGTACTGGTAGTCTAATGGATAATTAGACATAGAAAATATGCTGAttgaaaactggaaaaagaGGCAATGTCTCTTGTGTTATATACAGAAATACGTGAACTGTGTTCTTACattattgtattattgttaaaacaaaaaacaaaacaggctgGCGTACTGAGTTGTTTTAGTGCCACTAGAATATTTTACATGCACCACATATAAAGTCAACTTTTGTAAAGTTTATGTGTGACAGAGATgatgtgttaatgtttttaattttttttttttgtgcaattgtTTGTTTAATTGTATTCGTCATTTCTATGAAAGTCAAAActaataaacatataaaaaaaacacattacattagTGAGGGATGTGTTATCAAGCCTTAATATATTGTTATACAAGGActataaatgaacaaaatcagCTGCAGTGTGACCCTACAACATTGAGCAGTACCAAAAGCTGACCGAAATCCGCCCTCGACAGCAAAACCCCAAACAATAGAGTCTTTTGTGTGTCCGGGATTTATTGCAGGATTGTGTATAGGCACATTGATCTACTTTGCACACAAATGCCGATTTTCTCCAAACCACCCGGACCGAGGGTccctagcagcagcagcttgtgatCAACAGTGTTTGTTTGGCAGTCTCCAAAGCCTCCCAGACCAGTATGTTTactctgcaaaacaaacagctgctctACACCACCACCGCCAACCACGCCCACAGCCTAAATCCTAAATCTTCTGTCTGGCTTGATTCACACATCACCAGACCGTATACTAATTAGCGCGTCGTTTCAGATGATTAACGCGTAATTCTTTTACAAGTCATGGTGTAAACTAAAGACAGGTTACGGTGTTAAATGTCTACCGACGTTAGCTGAAAAGTTAGCCCCGAGCGCATACTGAAACAATCAATCTTTAGTGGACGTCGTGCTAAGCTACCGCATTCTTGTGGCTGGTTTTAACTCAAATGTGAATCCCGCAGACACCAATACTTCTATGCAAAGAGCCCACGGAGAATATCAGCAacaattttcatttaaatgttcaacTGGATGCTCGGTTTGTGACACCTGAGCTACTCCGGCTACTAGCCACAGTAGGCTAGCGATAGCTTGTGCAGATAGCTACTTAGTGAGGCCACTTACTGTAGTCCAGGTCATCCATTTTTGGCGCTTTACTTTTAGGCATAAATAGTTCAGAGTCGACTGTCATTCAATGTCAGGAAATTTAGGAtatatgtgtgaatatatcCTCAAAagtaaagggggaaaaataatGAACCCTTGATGTCGAAATGTTGTTGGGCCGGAGACAAAGGCGGAGGCGACACCGGAAGCGGTGCGTGGCTATTAATCGATCTGCTTCCGGTCATCTGACtttcaaaatatatttgtgGATGGATAAAGATGAACTTTGACATGAAAGTAAAACTTGCAGAGATTTTAATACGGTGAAAACAATGACAGATTTGTATTATTAACTAATTTGAGAATTACACTTCTATTACAcccaattaaattaaaacacacaacaaaacatcacTCTGCTTCGATGTAGTGtggaatatttttaatattttatagatCACAATAAAGACATTTCAACCCCATTCTCACCTTGACTCTGAAGCATTTGACTGATAATGGTTAGAGAACCATTCATAGGTAAAAAGGACAGCGACAGGTAGGTATCCAGCCATTAATAGACATTAGTGGCACCAGCTTCTGGTGgttaacagaaacaagtcaagtaAGTTTCTGATGGTTACACCCACAGAAATTCCTATttaacctcaaacttcccaccagctccttagaactgaagaagctattcagatgagtggtgaaacatcttctctaaACTCGACATGTCCAGTTGCCCTCTTTAAACCTTTTTTGGACGTACCACGACCTGacttgtaaaaataaacattttacagtttcaGTGTAAAGGGAGCAACTTTTAGAGATTTACACAGATAATACAAATGATAAGTGAAACACATAAAGCCTTAAAATGGAAGAGCTGCTTTGTTACACTAATTTAAATCACCATAACATCTGTTTAATTGCTGTTTATTGTATCAACAGATAGAACTTAGCAGGCTGGATGTACTGATTTCACTACTGGCAAATCTAGTTTGTTTCTAAATATTACACATTGATCACCAAGAAAGCTCTCTGAATGGTGATACAATAGATGAGAGTATatttaatgaataatttattctCTTACCACTTTCAGAGAGGACATCCTTTTGTATTTAACTTAAACATTTCATTACATTAATAGTGCCTGGTTCAGATAGTTGATACTCCCTGTGCTCAAAAGTACTTTATTAAAAGTGGGATAAATATACAACAACTGTTCAACAAGAAGGAACTATCATTGGGAACGGTTCCATGGTTACTCTGTTTTATCCATTTTAGTTATTGTTACACCTAGACCGACAAGGACAATTGCACTGAATAATCCTTTAAGCTGtgtgcttcatttaaaacaattccACCGATTAGCAAAATCGTTCCTGAGTTACACAGTTCCACTTTCTTCAAATGAGTTTATCACTATGATCAAAGCATGAAGACAGAGTTGTGtgacaaaagacaaacatgcaTGAATTTGCTCCAGACAAACTTATGAAGTTATGTTTATTCAAATCATCATATATAACTATTAACTGTACATTGTATacgctttcatttttttttagtaataatTACAATTTCATCTATAACACCATGGTCCCAGCTATGGCCATAGACGACAAAAATTTTAGGAAGGTAAACTGTCATAACTAGTCCTCTTGAACATCGAGagtaaacattttgtgtttctagATTCTTCTATTTGGTAATTTTCCAAGCCCAGACGTAAAATGTTGCAATCACATTCTGTATCCGTGTAAGCACAGGGAAACTGTGGTAGTCTAGCTGCATTGTGCGctt contains:
- the cyth2 gene encoding cytohesin-2 isoform X1, with protein sequence MTVDSELFMPKSKAPKMDDLDYIPVDLSPEERSELEDIRRRKGVLLQEIQRLREELREAILEVEGLETSTEGSKTLQKSRHVAMGRKKFNMDPKKGIVFLVEKELLRHTSEDIAQFLYKGEGLNKTAIGDYLGERDDFNIKVLQAFVDLHEFTDLNLVQALRQFLWSFRLPGEAQKIDRMMEAFAQRYCHCNPGVFQSTDTCYVLSFAIIMLNTSLHNPNVRDKPGVDRFISMNRGINDGGDLPEDLLRNLYESIKNEPFKIPEDDGNDLTHTFFNPDREGWLLKLGGRVKTWKRRWFILTDNCLYYFEYTTDKEPRGIIPLENLSIREVEDPRKPNCFELYIPNNRGQLIKACKTEADGRVVEGNHMVYRISAPTPEEKDEWIHSIKSAVSVDPFYEMLAARKKRISLKKKEEQP
- the cyth2 gene encoding cytohesin-2 isoform X2 — its product is MWRWGGRNSTWTQKKGIVFLVEKELLRHTSEDIAQFLYKGEGLNKTAIGDYLGERDDFNIKVLQAFVDLHEFTDLNLVQALRQFLWSFRLPGEAQKIDRMMEAFAQRYCHCNPGVFQSTDTCYVLSFAIIMLNTSLHNPNVRDKPGVDRFISMNRGINDGGDLPEDLLRNLYESIKNEPFKIPEDDGNDLTHTFFNPDREGWLLKLGGGRVKTWKRRWFILTDNCLYYFEYTTDKEPRGIIPLENLSIREVEDPRKPNCFELYIPNNRGQLIKACKTEADGRVVEGNHMVYRISAPTPEEKDEWIHSIKSAVSVDPFYEMLAARKKRISLKKKEEQP